The following are encoded together in the Methylorubrum sp. B1-46 genome:
- the ribB gene encoding 3,4-dihydroxy-2-butanone-4-phosphate synthase, with product MPHCSVTEAIEAFARGEIVVVTDDDDRENEGDLVVAASLCTPEKMAFIIRNTCGIVCAPITLDEARRLHLDPMVASNDAPLGTAFTVTVDVRHGLTTGISAEQRCNTVRALANGNMGAGDFVRPGHVFPLIARDGGVLMRSGHTEAAVDLCKLAGLPPVGVICELANDDGTVMKGPQIDAFSEQHGLKRVSVADLIAYRQARDRLVERVGTFPVKTEFGAMTGYAYVTPFEPIQQFAFVHGAIGDGRNVPVRLHRSNVVADVIEGGGQIESVMRRFAKEGRGILVYLRDGTAGVPLNRYAEEGAEAQRVRQWREVGLGAQILRDLGVVSIRNLSSSSRSYVGLSGFGIELVSEEPLEG from the coding sequence GTGCCCCATTGCAGCGTCACCGAGGCCATCGAGGCCTTCGCCCGCGGCGAGATCGTGGTCGTCACCGACGACGACGATCGCGAGAACGAGGGCGACCTCGTCGTCGCCGCCTCGCTCTGCACGCCGGAGAAGATGGCGTTCATCATCCGCAACACCTGCGGCATCGTCTGCGCGCCGATCACCCTCGACGAGGCGCGCCGCCTCCATCTCGACCCGATGGTGGCCTCGAACGACGCGCCGCTCGGCACCGCCTTCACCGTCACGGTGGACGTGCGCCACGGACTGACCACCGGCATCTCCGCCGAGCAGCGCTGCAACACGGTCCGGGCGCTGGCCAACGGCAATATGGGCGCGGGCGACTTCGTCCGGCCGGGCCACGTCTTCCCGCTCATCGCCCGCGACGGCGGCGTGCTGATGCGCTCCGGGCATACGGAAGCCGCGGTCGATCTGTGCAAGCTCGCAGGTCTGCCGCCGGTCGGCGTGATCTGCGAACTCGCCAACGACGACGGCACCGTGATGAAGGGGCCGCAGATCGATGCGTTTTCCGAGCAGCACGGCCTCAAGCGGGTCTCGGTGGCCGACCTCATCGCCTACCGGCAGGCCCGCGACCGGCTGGTCGAGCGGGTCGGCACCTTCCCGGTCAAGACCGAGTTCGGCGCGATGACCGGCTACGCCTACGTGACGCCGTTCGAGCCGATCCAGCAATTCGCCTTCGTCCACGGCGCCATCGGCGACGGCCGCAACGTGCCGGTGCGCCTGCACCGCTCGAACGTCGTCGCCGACGTGATCGAGGGCGGGGGGCAGATCGAGAGCGTGATGCGCCGCTTCGCCAAGGAGGGCCGCGGCATCCTCGTCTACCTGCGCGACGGCACCGCGGGCGTTCCGCTCAACCGCTACGCCGAAGAAGGCGCCGAGGCGCAGCGCGTGCGACAGTGGCGCGAGGTGGGCCTGGGCGCGCAGATCCTGCGCGACCTCGGCGTGGTCTCGATCCGCAACCTGTCCTCCTCGTCGCGCTCCTATGTCGGCCTGTCGGGCTTCGGCATCGAGCTGGTCAGCGAGGAGCCGCTGGAAGGGTGA
- a CDS encoding DUF3578 domain-containing protein translates to MSLGHALRRIVEEYPLARTDPPAGHPLAHVIRKGAPDELRRALAPLDGPFLVKGSPGRGSHWAAVPWLAMFDPAVTTSATRGYYLVYLFPAHREAVHLSLAQGTVAAIREHGTCAGEHLRVSGARLRQRLSDFSGVLPATAITLGIAGELPEGYEAAHILGLTYDLDALADERRLRADLATGIAAYRALKARGGLMF, encoded by the coding sequence TTGAGTCTCGGCCACGCCCTGCGCCGCATCGTCGAGGAGTATCCGCTCGCGCGCACCGACCCGCCGGCCGGGCATCCACTGGCCCACGTCATCCGCAAAGGCGCGCCGGACGAACTGCGCCGGGCGCTCGCGCCGCTGGACGGACCGTTCCTGGTCAAGGGCAGCCCCGGCCGCGGCAGCCACTGGGCGGCGGTGCCGTGGCTGGCGATGTTCGACCCCGCCGTGACGACGAGCGCCACACGCGGCTACTACCTCGTCTATCTGTTTCCGGCCCATCGCGAGGCGGTGCATCTCTCGCTGGCGCAAGGGACCGTGGCGGCGATCCGCGAGCACGGCACCTGCGCGGGCGAGCACCTGCGCGTCAGCGGCGCCCGGCTGCGGCAACGACTCTCGGATTTCTCGGGTGTCCTGCCGGCCACCGCGATTACCCTCGGAATCGCGGGCGAATTGCCCGAGGGCTACGAGGCCGCTCACATCCTCGGCCTGACCTACGATCTCGACGCCCTGGCCGACGAGCGCAGGCTGCGCGCCGACCTCGCCACCGGCATCGCCGCCTACCGTGCGCTGAAGGCGCGGGGCGGGCTCATGTTCTGA
- a CDS encoding histone deacetylase family protein — protein sequence MSTLYVTHPSAVEHAVPTGHPERPARMQAVESALENERFSALVRCHAPKAEASVAELVHPAAFVETIVSASPSEGFFQIDGDTLMSPGSLNTCLHAIGGSNHAVDAVMKGECANAFVAMRPPGHHAERDRAMGFCLFNHAAIAVRHAQKAFGATRVALVDFDVHHGNGSQDIFWADKSVMYASTHQMPLFPGTGGTGERGDHDTIVNAPLKAFDGSEMFREAFEARILPRLDAFAPDLIVISAGFDAHKLDPLANIQLEEADFGWATRRLMEVADRHAGGRVVSILEGGYSLDGLARSVAAHVDALMGR from the coding sequence CTGAGCACCCTGTACGTCACCCATCCGAGCGCCGTCGAACACGCGGTCCCGACCGGGCATCCGGAGCGGCCCGCCCGCATGCAGGCGGTGGAGAGCGCCCTCGAGAACGAGCGGTTCTCCGCCCTCGTCCGCTGCCACGCCCCGAAGGCGGAGGCTTCGGTCGCCGAACTCGTCCACCCGGCCGCCTTCGTCGAGACCATCGTCTCGGCGTCACCCAGCGAGGGCTTCTTCCAGATCGACGGCGACACGCTGATGTCGCCGGGCTCGCTCAACACCTGCCTGCACGCCATCGGCGGATCGAATCACGCGGTCGATGCGGTGATGAAGGGCGAGTGCGCCAACGCCTTCGTCGCCATGCGCCCGCCCGGCCACCACGCCGAGCGCGACCGCGCCATGGGCTTCTGCCTGTTCAACCACGCGGCGATCGCCGTGCGCCACGCCCAGAAGGCGTTCGGCGCCACCCGCGTCGCTCTGGTGGATTTCGACGTCCATCACGGCAACGGCTCGCAGGACATCTTCTGGGCCGACAAGAGCGTCATGTACGCCTCGACCCATCAGATGCCGCTGTTTCCCGGCACGGGCGGAACGGGCGAGCGGGGCGACCACGACACCATCGTCAATGCGCCGCTCAAGGCCTTCGACGGCAGCGAGATGTTCCGCGAAGCCTTCGAAGCGCGGATCCTGCCACGGCTTGATGCCTTCGCGCCCGACCTCATCGTGATCTCGGCCGGGTTCGATGCGCACAAGCTCGACCCGCTGGCCAACATCCAGCTCGAAGAGGCGGATTTCGGCTGGGCCACGCGCCGGCTGATGGAGGTCGCCGACCGTCACGCGGGCGGGCGCGTCGTCTCGATCCTGGAGGGGGGCTACAGCCTCGACGGGCTCGCCCGATCGGTCGCTGCTCATGTGGATGCGCTGATGGGGCGGTGA
- a CDS encoding fatty acid desaturase produces the protein MIAPPSNPTATGGRADEANRTDDARLAREVARHCAAFREPIPRLALRQVADTLLPYLILCTVMLGAAANGYALLALPLAVPAGGLLVRLFIIQHDCGHGSFLPSRRGNDGLGRALSLLTVTPYDSWKRAHALHHATTGDLSRRGTGDIHTLTVREYLALPRWGRLRYRLYRNPLVLIVLGSPINFLILQRLPSGMGLPWRTAWRDVLALDAVLLAALAVLALAAGGIGPVLWTFLPVIVVAAWVGGWLFYVQHQYEETVWEEADAWDFHRVALGGSSYYALPRVLQWFTGNVGLHHVHHLNSRIPNYRLQECLDGHEVLGRVGRLTLRESLRCLKLALWDEEARRMVGFARVRGLQAA, from the coding sequence GTGATCGCCCCACCATCGAACCCGACCGCGACAGGCGGGCGCGCGGACGAAGCCAACCGAACCGACGATGCGCGGCTGGCGCGGGAGGTGGCCCGACACTGCGCCGCGTTCCGCGAACCGATTCCCCGGCTGGCACTTCGGCAGGTGGCCGACACGCTGCTGCCCTACCTGATCCTCTGCACCGTGATGCTCGGCGCGGCGGCGAACGGTTACGCGCTTCTCGCCCTGCCGCTGGCCGTGCCGGCGGGCGGGCTCCTGGTGCGGCTCTTCATCATCCAGCACGATTGCGGGCACGGCTCGTTCCTGCCGTCACGCCGCGGCAATGACGGGCTCGGTCGCGCTCTGAGCCTGCTGACCGTGACGCCCTACGACAGCTGGAAGCGCGCGCATGCCCTGCATCACGCCACCACCGGCGATCTCAGCCGCCGCGGCACCGGCGACATCCATACCTTGACCGTGCGCGAATATCTCGCGCTGCCGCGCTGGGGCCGGCTGCGCTACCGCCTCTACCGCAATCCGCTCGTCTTGATCGTGCTCGGTTCTCCGATCAACTTCCTCATCCTGCAACGCCTGCCCTCCGGCATGGGACTCCCGTGGCGGACGGCGTGGCGCGACGTGCTGGCGCTCGACGCCGTGCTCCTCGCGGCTCTAGCCGTGCTCGCGCTCGCGGCCGGCGGCATCGGGCCGGTGCTCTGGACATTCCTGCCGGTGATCGTCGTCGCCGCCTGGGTCGGCGGCTGGCTGTTCTATGTGCAGCACCAGTACGAGGAGACCGTCTGGGAGGAGGCCGACGCCTGGGACTTCCATCGCGTGGCGCTCGGTGGCAGTTCATATTATGCGCTGCCGCGGGTTCTTCAGTGGTTCACCGGCAATGTCGGCCTGCACCACGTCCACCATCTCAACAGCCGCATCCCGAATTATCGCCTGCAGGAATGCCTCGACGGCCACGAGGTTCTCGGGCGCGTGGGCCGTCTGACCCTGCGCGAGAGCCTGCGCTGCCTGAAGCTGGCGCTCTGGGACGAAGAGGCCCGCAGGATGGTTGGCTTCGCGCGTGTACGAGGGCTCCAGGCCGCCTGA
- the aroC gene encoding chorismate synthase, whose translation MSHNTFGHLFRVTTFGESHGVALGCVVDGCPPGLALEAEEIQAELDRRKPGQSRFTTQRREPDQVKILSGVFSDDRTGGRQLTTGTPIALMIENTDQRSKDYSEIRDSYRPGHADYTYDAKYGFRDYRGGGRSSARETAARVAAGAIARKVIPGVTIRAALVQMGPHAIDRGNWDWEAVDHNPFFCPDPKAAALYETYLDGIRKDGSSVGAVIEVIAEGVPPGLGAPIYGKLDADLAAAMMSINAVKGVEIGDGFAAAALRGEDNADEMRAGNDGRPRFLANHAGGILGGISSGEPVVVRFAVKPTSSILTPRQSVNRDGAEIDLITKGRHDPCVGIRAVPVAEAMMACVLADHYLRHRGQVGERA comes from the coding sequence ATGTCGCACAACACCTTCGGCCACCTGTTCCGCGTCACCACCTTTGGCGAGAGCCACGGGGTGGCACTCGGCTGCGTGGTGGACGGTTGCCCGCCCGGCCTTGCGCTGGAGGCCGAGGAGATCCAGGCGGAACTCGACCGGCGCAAACCCGGCCAGTCGCGCTTCACCACGCAGCGGCGCGAGCCCGATCAGGTGAAGATCCTGTCCGGCGTCTTCAGCGATGACCGCACCGGCGGCCGCCAGCTCACCACCGGCACGCCGATCGCGCTGATGATCGAGAACACCGATCAGCGCTCGAAGGATTATTCCGAGATCCGCGACAGCTATCGTCCCGGCCACGCCGACTACACCTACGACGCCAAGTACGGTTTTCGCGATTATCGCGGCGGCGGACGCTCCTCCGCCCGCGAAACCGCGGCGCGGGTCGCGGCCGGTGCCATCGCCCGCAAGGTGATCCCCGGCGTCACCATCCGCGCCGCCCTGGTGCAGATGGGGCCGCACGCCATCGACCGCGGGAACTGGGATTGGGAGGCGGTCGACCACAATCCGTTCTTCTGCCCGGACCCCAAGGCGGCAGCCCTCTACGAGACCTATCTCGACGGCATCCGCAAGGACGGTTCCTCGGTCGGCGCGGTGATCGAGGTGATCGCCGAGGGCGTGCCCCCCGGCCTCGGCGCGCCGATCTACGGCAAGCTCGACGCGGATCTCGCCGCGGCGATGATGTCGATCAACGCGGTCAAGGGTGTCGAGATCGGCGACGGCTTCGCCGCGGCCGCCTTGCGCGGCGAGGACAATGCCGACGAGATGCGCGCCGGCAATGACGGCCGCCCGCGCTTCCTCGCCAACCATGCCGGCGGCATCTTAGGGGGCATCTCCTCGGGCGAGCCGGTGGTGGTGCGCTTTGCCGTGAAGCCGACCTCCTCGATCCTGACACCCCGCCAGAGCGTGAACCGCGACGGCGCGGAGATCGACCTCATCACCAAGGGCCGCCACGACCCCTGCGTCGGCATCCGCGCCGTGCCCGTCGCCGAGGCGATGATGGCCTGCGTGCTGGCCGATCACTATCTTCGCCATCGCGGCCAGGTCGGCGAACGCGCCTGA
- a CDS encoding DUF3971 domain-containing protein codes for MDQETARTLLQEAVEPRRPRRRRRPVLWCTLLLVFLLGLGGGLVVLRLSQGPLRIDGLTHQVAEAVADRFGPGWRVALRDSALELDSESSLALRVGGLDIFNPEGALVVRAPLAVVSLDTWSLLRLSVLPRSIEFRDIEMTALVHDDGSIAFAASAPQQGEAAKPHTLPSVDAARGTVSPVSAAVASIFGVVLDPAGVIGALDRARITNGRLNLIDDARHQATFERVNGLFRRGTSDDSRVFELRIDGPHGEWRFGGRVHEVGEGRRAGVITLDDLPVTDLLLLSGHSKMPVETDLKLSAKADVALSGGRIETMKAEVKTGGGTLLVDEKDFNPVVIDELRAEAAWDETRRALAISAIDYKGGGNDAHLTGAFAIGPQGAEDAWTLDFAGKDALLRGAARSDPSFRVGEITGRITGRAGGVNIESIAIAADGLQGRLSGTIGTRADDDGITLHIVASGTDGRKALRLWPENIAPGVRNYLVDELRGGRLDGADIQIDMSGPELAAATRGDPMPDQALNITFAVSDASLSISQDAPPLSHGRVSGTITGRTTTIQNATAAIRLSDTRVLSISDASFLIRDPQPDKIIAQLGLRLSGSAESLAALLETPMFKGLTGAEIDPATIKGKADLRIDVPINLKHVPDLADMPVTLTGTLADFSMDKAVGKDRFEAGRFTISFDRSGFALKGDGRLLGAAVAIDLKQPKPGSPGEAVVSLVLDDAFRAKRGLPTAPQLGGAIPARVVVPVGRPASAGKPPARVEADLTRASINGLLPGWNKPAGKAGRLGFTLVEAAGGGMEMRDITLDAAPALARGSATISAEGNLERADLTTLKLSPGDDMRVSLDRAGSAYKVAVKGAVVDARPFLKGMTDDSKGSKEPGKEIEADVAASIVSGFNGESLTNATLKASFKGGDLRAAQFKGRFGAAPLNAVVRSERGAPLLTLESADSGATLRFLDIYKRMYGGRLALNIYLNDGPQAGVVQIKDFALRNEPALSSIVAQAPPPADGRRAAPNANDVGFDTMRANFTRSGPRVSFSDAAISNPAMGFTATGWLDTAKERTQIDGTFVPLYGLNNVVAQVPLFGPLLAGGSNEGLFAVNFNVSGPIAKPTVNVNPLSAVAPGFLRKLFGAGGGGAFANGAGQGGPER; via the coding sequence ATGGATCAGGAAACGGCCAGGACCCTGCTCCAGGAGGCGGTCGAGCCGCGCCGCCCGCGTCGGCGGCGGCGGCCGGTTCTCTGGTGCACGCTGCTGCTCGTGTTCCTGCTCGGGCTCGGCGGCGGTCTCGTCGTCCTGCGGCTGTCGCAGGGACCGCTGCGCATCGACGGCCTCACCCATCAGGTCGCCGAGGCGGTGGCGGACCGCTTCGGACCGGGCTGGCGGGTGGCCCTGCGCGACAGCGCGCTCGAACTCGACAGCGAGTCTTCGCTGGCGCTGCGGGTCGGCGGGCTCGACATCTTCAACCCGGAAGGCGCCCTAGTGGTGCGCGCCCCGCTCGCGGTGGTCAGCCTCGACACCTGGAGTCTGCTGCGCCTGTCGGTGCTGCCGCGCTCGATCGAGTTCCGCGACATCGAGATGACGGCCCTCGTCCACGACGACGGCTCGATCGCCTTCGCGGCCTCCGCGCCGCAGCAGGGCGAGGCCGCGAAACCCCACACCCTGCCGAGCGTGGACGCCGCCCGCGGCACCGTCTCGCCGGTCTCGGCGGCGGTCGCCTCGATCTTCGGCGTCGTGCTCGATCCGGCGGGCGTCATCGGCGCCCTCGATCGGGCCCGGATCACCAACGGGCGCCTGAACCTCATCGACGACGCCCGGCATCAGGCCACCTTCGAGCGGGTGAACGGCCTGTTCCGCCGCGGCACCAGCGACGATTCGCGGGTGTTCGAGCTGCGCATCGACGGCCCGCATGGCGAGTGGCGCTTCGGCGGGCGCGTCCACGAGGTGGGGGAGGGGCGGCGCGCGGGCGTCATCACCCTGGACGACCTTCCGGTCACCGACCTGCTGCTGCTGTCCGGCCACTCGAAGATGCCGGTGGAGACCGACCTCAAGCTCTCGGCCAAGGCCGACGTGGCTCTGTCCGGCGGGCGCATCGAGACGATGAAGGCCGAGGTGAAGACCGGCGGCGGCACGCTCCTCGTCGACGAGAAAGACTTCAACCCCGTCGTCATCGACGAGCTGCGCGCCGAGGCCGCCTGGGACGAGACCCGGCGTGCGCTGGCCATCTCGGCGATCGACTACAAGGGCGGCGGCAACGACGCGCACCTCACCGGCGCCTTCGCCATCGGCCCTCAGGGCGCCGAGGATGCCTGGACCCTGGATTTCGCCGGCAAGGATGCCCTGCTGCGCGGCGCCGCCCGCAGCGACCCGTCCTTCCGCGTCGGCGAGATCACCGGCCGGATCACCGGCCGGGCCGGGGGCGTGAACATCGAGTCGATCGCGATCGCGGCCGATGGCCTGCAGGGCCGCCTGAGCGGAACCATCGGCACCCGAGCCGACGACGACGGCATCACCCTGCACATCGTCGCAAGCGGAACCGACGGCCGCAAGGCGCTGCGGCTGTGGCCCGAGAACATCGCGCCCGGCGTGCGCAACTACCTCGTGGACGAGCTGCGCGGCGGACGGCTCGACGGGGCCGACATCCAGATCGACATGAGCGGCCCGGAACTCGCCGCCGCGACCCGCGGCGACCCGATGCCGGATCAGGCGCTCAACATCACCTTCGCGGTCTCGGACGCGAGCCTCTCGATCTCGCAGGACGCCCCGCCGCTGAGCCATGGCCGGGTCAGCGGCACGATCACCGGCCGCACCACGACGATTCAGAACGCCACCGCTGCGATCCGCCTTTCCGACACGCGGGTGCTGTCGATCTCGGACGCCTCCTTCCTGATCCGCGATCCGCAGCCGGACAAGATCATCGCCCAGCTCGGCCTGCGGCTGTCCGGATCGGCCGAATCGCTCGCCGCGCTCCTCGAAACGCCGATGTTCAAGGGGCTCACGGGGGCCGAGATCGATCCGGCCACGATCAAGGGCAAGGCGGACCTGCGCATCGACGTGCCGATCAACCTCAAGCACGTGCCCGATCTGGCCGACATGCCGGTGACCCTCACCGGGACGCTCGCCGATTTCAGCATGGATAAGGCGGTGGGCAAGGACCGCTTCGAGGCGGGCCGCTTCACGATTTCCTTCGACCGCAGCGGGTTCGCCCTGAAGGGCGACGGGCGGCTCCTCGGCGCGGCGGTCGCCATCGACCTGAAGCAGCCCAAGCCCGGCAGCCCTGGTGAAGCGGTGGTGAGCCTCGTCCTCGACGACGCCTTCCGGGCCAAGCGCGGCCTTCCCACCGCGCCGCAGCTCGGCGGCGCCATCCCGGCCCGCGTGGTGGTGCCGGTGGGCCGCCCGGCCTCCGCCGGCAAGCCGCCGGCACGGGTCGAGGCGGATCTCACGCGGGCCTCGATCAACGGCCTGCTTCCGGGCTGGAACAAGCCCGCGGGCAAGGCCGGGCGCCTCGGCTTCACCCTGGTGGAGGCGGCCGGCGGCGGGATGGAAATGCGCGACATCACCCTCGACGCCGCTCCGGCGCTCGCCCGCGGCAGCGCCACAATTTCGGCGGAGGGCAATCTGGAACGGGCGGACCTGACGACGCTCAAGCTCTCGCCGGGCGACGACATGCGCGTCAGCCTCGACCGGGCCGGCTCGGCCTACAAGGTGGCGGTGAAGGGGGCCGTCGTGGACGCGCGGCCCTTCCTCAAGGGCATGACGGACGACAGCAAGGGGAGCAAGGAGCCCGGCAAGGAGATCGAAGCGGATGTGGCCGCCAGCATCGTGTCCGGCTTCAACGGCGAGTCGCTGACCAACGCGACCCTCAAGGCGAGCTTCAAAGGCGGTGACCTGCGCGCCGCCCAGTTTAAGGGCCGGTTCGGCGCCGCCCCACTGAACGCCGTCGTCCGGAGCGAGCGCGGTGCGCCCTTGCTCACCCTCGAATCCGCCGATTCCGGCGCCACCCTCCGTTTCCTCGACATCTACAAGCGGATGTATGGCGGGCGGCTCGCGCTTAACATCTATCTCAACGACGGCCCGCAGGCCGGCGTGGTCCAGATCAAGGACTTCGCGCTACGCAACGAGCCCGCCCTGTCGAGCATCGTCGCCCAGGCGCCTCCGCCCGCGGACGGACGGCGCGCGGCCCCGAACGCCAACGATGTCGGCTTCGACACGATGCGGGCGAACTTCACGCGCAGCGGCCCGCGGGTGAGTTTTTCCGACGCAGCGATCTCCAACCCGGCGATGGGCTTCACCGCCACCGGCTGGCTCGACACCGCCAAGGAGCGCACGCAGATCGACGGGACCTTCGTGCCGCTCTACGGCCTCAACAACGTGGTGGCGCAGGTTCCGCTGTTCGGGCCGCTGCTCGCAGGCGGCAGCAACGAGGGCTTGTTCGCGGTGAACTTCAACGTCTCGGGCCCGATCGCCAAGCCGACGGTGAACGTGAACCCGCTCTCGGCGGTCGCCCCCGGCTTCCTGCGCAAGCTGTTCGGCGCTGGCGGCGGCGGGGCGTTCGCCAATGGGGCAGGGCAGGGCGGGCCCGAACGGTAG
- a CDS encoding anhydro-N-acetylmuramic acid kinase: MAMKRAIGLMSGTSLDGIDLALIESDGERIRVVKSANGFIAPLGPTGYRRYDEAEQALLREVTRDAEGIRTRTDRPGRLAEAEDFVTRAHAEAIEAFLAENGLSPAEIEVIGFHGQTVIHRPRLGLTLQIGDGAALARRLGIRVVSDMRANDVAQGGQGAPLVPVFHKALAEAAGFAGPLGILNIGGLANVTLIGSRGTVLAFDTGPGNGPINDWMKERAGRDFDEGGATAARGTVDAALLDNLLGHPLILRTPPKSLDRNWFSHRLAGYLTTEDGAATLTAFTAHAIARSRTFTPEPPTRWIVGGGGAKNETLMAMLKRLLDAEVLNADEIGWSSDFLEAQAFAYLALRALEGLPLTYPTTTGVSAPVTGGIVSDP, from the coding sequence ATGGCGATGAAGCGCGCGATCGGCCTGATGAGCGGCACCTCGCTGGACGGGATCGATCTCGCGTTGATCGAGAGCGATGGCGAGCGCATCCGCGTCGTGAAGTCCGCCAATGGCTTCATCGCACCGCTCGGGCCGACCGGCTATCGTCGGTACGATGAGGCCGAGCAGGCGCTGCTGCGCGAGGTCACTCGGGACGCCGAGGGCATCCGAACGCGCACCGACCGTCCGGGCCGCCTCGCGGAAGCGGAGGATTTCGTCACCCGCGCCCATGCCGAGGCGATCGAGGCGTTCCTCGCCGAGAACGGCCTGAGCCCCGCCGAGATCGAGGTGATCGGCTTCCACGGCCAGACGGTGATCCACCGGCCTCGGCTCGGCCTCACCCTGCAGATCGGCGACGGCGCGGCGCTCGCCCGGCGCCTCGGCATCCGCGTCGTGTCCGACATGCGCGCCAACGACGTGGCGCAGGGCGGCCAGGGCGCGCCGCTGGTGCCGGTGTTCCACAAGGCGCTGGCCGAGGCCGCGGGCTTTGCCGGACCGCTGGGCATCCTCAATATCGGCGGGCTCGCCAACGTTACGCTGATCGGCTCGCGCGGCACCGTGCTCGCCTTCGATACCGGGCCGGGAAACGGGCCGATCAACGATTGGATGAAGGAGCGGGCCGGCCGTGATTTCGATGAAGGCGGCGCCACCGCCGCCCGCGGCACGGTGGATGCCGCGCTGCTCGACAACCTCCTCGGCCACCCGCTGATCCTGCGCACGCCGCCGAAATCGCTGGATCGCAACTGGTTCTCCCACCGGCTCGCCGGCTACCTGACGACCGAGGATGGGGCGGCGACGCTCACCGCCTTCACCGCCCACGCCATCGCTCGCAGCCGCACCTTCACGCCGGAGCCGCCGACCCGCTGGATCGTCGGCGGGGGAGGGGCGAAGAACGAGACGCTGATGGCGATGCTGAAGCGGCTCCTCGACGCCGAGGTGCTGAACGCGGACGAGATCGGCTGGTCGTCCGACTTCCTGGAGGCGCAGGCCTTCGCCTATCTCGCCCTGCGCGCCCTCGAAGGCCTACCGCTCACCTACCCGACCACCACCGGGGTCAGCGCGCCGGTCACGGGCGGCATCGTCTCCGACCCGTGA
- the tyrS gene encoding tyrosine--tRNA ligase, giving the protein MTAESFALRSDFIRVLQERGYIHQASDLAGIDALAAEGGLTTYTGYDCTAASLHVGHLLSIMMLHWLQQTGGKPVVLMGGGTTRVGDPSGRDEARKILTLEQIEANKEGIKQTFARFLSFGEGGNGAVMVDNAEWLTKLNYIEMLRDIGRHFSVNRMMSMDSVRMRLERDQELSFLEFNYMILQSYDFVELNRRFGTRLQMGGSDQWGNIVNGIDLGRRMGTPQLYALTCPLLTTSSGAKMGKTAAGAVWLDAGMLSPYDYWQFWRNTEDADVGRFLKLFTLLPLPEIERLAALQGAEINEAKTILATEATGLMHGAEAAAAAAETARKTFVEGTLAQSLPTISVPSPVLEAGLGVLTAFGPDYAKLVPSTSEARRQIKGGGLRVNDVQVSDEKAVLRPSDLTADGVIKLSFGRKKHVLLRAE; this is encoded by the coding sequence ATGACCGCCGAGAGCTTCGCACTGAGATCCGACTTCATCCGGGTGCTGCAGGAGCGCGGCTATATCCACCAGGCTTCCGATCTCGCCGGCATCGACGCGCTGGCCGCGGAAGGCGGGCTGACGACCTATACCGGTTACGACTGCACGGCGGCCTCGCTCCATGTCGGTCACCTGCTCTCGATCATGATGCTGCACTGGCTGCAGCAGACCGGCGGCAAGCCGGTGGTGCTGATGGGCGGCGGCACCACCCGCGTCGGCGACCCGTCGGGCCGCGACGAAGCGCGCAAGATCCTGACGCTGGAGCAGATCGAGGCCAACAAGGAGGGGATCAAGCAGACCTTCGCCCGCTTCCTCAGCTTCGGCGAAGGCGGCAACGGCGCGGTCATGGTCGACAACGCGGAGTGGCTGACCAAGCTCAACTACATCGAGATGCTGCGCGACATCGGCCGGCACTTCTCGGTCAACCGCATGATGTCGATGGACAGCGTGCGGATGCGGCTGGAGCGCGACCAGGAACTCTCGTTCCTGGAGTTCAACTACATGATCCTCCAATCCTACGACTTCGTGGAGCTGAACCGCCGCTTCGGCACCCGCCTGCAGATGGGCGGCTCGGACCAGTGGGGCAACATCGTCAACGGCATCGATCTCGGCCGCCGCATGGGCACGCCGCAGCTCTACGCGCTCACCTGCCCGCTGCTGACGACGTCGTCTGGCGCCAAGATGGGCAAGACGGCGGCCGGTGCCGTCTGGCTCGATGCCGGGATGCTCTCCCCTTACGATTACTGGCAGTTCTGGCGGAACACCGAGGACGCCGATGTCGGCCGCTTCCTCAAGCTGTTCACCCTGCTGCCGCTGCCCGAGATCGAGCGGCTCGCCGCGCTCCAGGGGGCCGAGATCAACGAGGCCAAGACGATCCTTGCCACCGAGGCGACGGGACTGATGCACGGGGCGGAGGCCGCGGCGGCCGCCGCCGAGACGGCCCGCAAAACCTTCGTGGAAGGCACGCTGGCGCAGTCCCTGCCGACGATCTCCGTGCCGTCCCCGGTGCTGGAAGCGGGTCTTGGCGTGCTCACCGCCTTCGGGCCGGACTACGCCAAGCTCGTTCCTTCGACGAGCGAGGCGCGCCGCCAGATCAAGGGCGGCGGCCTGCGGGTCAACGACGTGCAGGTCAGCGACGAGAAGGCCGTGCTGCGCCCGTCCGATCTCACGGCGGACGGCGTGATCAAGCTTTCGTTCGGGCGCAAGAAGCACGTTCTGCTGCGGGCGGAATAG